One part of the Clostridium thermosuccinogenes genome encodes these proteins:
- a CDS encoding aldose 1-epimerase family protein, with protein sequence MLTKLENERMEVYIKNQGAELTGMKLKSNGIQYLWQADPKAWGRHAPVLFPVVGGLKNDSYRFEGKTFNLAKHGFARDMDFETVSVSDRRVEYSLKSNEETLKVYPFEFELIIAYTLDGVSLTVDYKVVNTGDRDMLFSIGAHPAFNCPLEPGETMEDYILEFETEENADTYVIDGNLISDEKLSFLKDSKIVRLSPDMFRNDAIVLENLKSKCVIMKSSKTGKFVRVDFEGFPYLGIWSKAEGAPFLCIEPWYGIGDFVDATGNLEEKKGIMKLAKGQIFSCSHKITIG encoded by the coding sequence GTGCTGACAAAGCTTGAAAACGAAAGGATGGAAGTATACATAAAAAACCAAGGGGCAGAGCTTACGGGGATGAAACTGAAATCCAACGGAATCCAATATCTCTGGCAGGCTGATCCCAAAGCGTGGGGAAGGCATGCACCGGTATTGTTTCCCGTAGTGGGCGGGCTAAAAAACGACAGCTACAGGTTTGAGGGTAAGACATTCAATCTTGCAAAGCACGGGTTTGCAAGGGACATGGATTTTGAGACGGTAAGCGTATCGGACAGAAGGGTCGAATATTCTCTGAAAAGCAATGAGGAGACTTTGAAAGTTTATCCTTTTGAATTCGAGCTGATCATAGCCTATACGCTAGACGGAGTTTCTCTGACAGTGGATTATAAGGTTGTCAATACCGGGGACAGGGATATGCTGTTTTCAATAGGAGCCCATCCTGCTTTTAACTGCCCTCTTGAGCCTGGAGAGACTATGGAGGATTATATCCTGGAGTTCGAGACGGAGGAAAATGCCGATACTTATGTAATTGACGGAAACCTGATAAGCGATGAAAAGCTGAGCTTTCTTAAGGACAGCAAAATCGTAAGGCTATCACCGGATATGTTCAGAAATGATGCCATAGTGCTGGAAAACTTAAAATCCAAGTGTGTCATCATGAAAAGCAGCAAGACAGGAAAATTTGTACGAGTGGACTTTGAAGGTTTTCCCTATCTGGGAATATGGTCAAAAGCTGAAGGAGCGCCTTTTTTATGTATTGAACCCTGGTACGGAATAGGCGACTTTGTAGATGCCACCGGAAATCTGGAGGAAAAGAAGGGTATCATGAAACTTGCAAAAGGCCAAATCTTCAGCTGCAGCCATAAAATAACCATAGGCTGA
- a CDS encoding IS110 family transposase produces MNFRPMAGIDVGKFFSEMAILSPSNEVIARMKIRHDSSSDVERAVKLLKKTEKDFDSRPFVVMESTGHYHKILFHSLCKAGFEVSIINPIQTDSIKNIGIRKVKNDKVDARKIALLYRFQELKTTNIPDEDIECLRSLCRQYYKLSDELTAYKNRLTGIVDQLMLNFKDVFPNIFSKAALAVLEKYPTPVHILKANRNKLIALIQKNSRRSLKWSTAKYELLVSKAREFAPLSINNSSNIAMLGVYISMIKTLEENLEKVLKAIRSLIAEDMAKDIPMLALTLELLQSIPGIGLISAVTILAEIGDFSAFSKPGKLVAYFGIDPSVMQSGEFTGTQNKMSKRGSRLLRRVLFTIALANIRTKRDKTACNPVLMEYYKNKCQNKPKKVALGAVMRKLVNYIFAVLRDRKPYQLRSPQEHAKNLAAKHTAA; encoded by the coding sequence ATGAATTTCAGACCTATGGCAGGAATCGATGTAGGTAAATTCTTTAGTGAGATGGCAATTCTTTCTCCATCCAATGAAGTAATTGCCCGCATGAAGATCCGCCATGATTCCAGTTCTGACGTTGAAAGAGCCGTTAAATTACTGAAAAAAACGGAAAAGGACTTTGATTCTAGGCCTTTCGTCGTCATGGAATCCACCGGGCACTATCACAAAATCCTTTTCCATTCACTTTGTAAAGCTGGATTTGAGGTTTCCATCATAAACCCCATCCAAACTGATTCTATCAAAAATATTGGAATCAGGAAAGTGAAAAATGATAAAGTTGATGCCCGGAAAATTGCCCTGCTATACAGATTTCAGGAGCTTAAAACTACTAATATCCCAGATGAAGATATTGAATGTCTGCGAAGCCTTTGCCGACAGTACTACAAGCTCTCTGACGAACTTACTGCCTACAAAAACAGGCTTACAGGTATTGTTGACCAACTCATGCTAAACTTCAAGGATGTATTCCCTAACATCTTTTCAAAGGCTGCTCTCGCAGTATTAGAAAAATATCCTACGCCTGTGCATATTCTTAAAGCCAACAGAAACAAGTTGATTGCACTGATACAAAAGAATTCCCGCAGAAGCCTTAAGTGGTCAACTGCAAAGTATGAGCTTTTGGTCTCCAAGGCCAGAGAATTTGCACCTTTGAGCATTAATAACTCTTCAAATATTGCCATGCTTGGGGTGTATATCTCTATGATTAAAACCTTGGAGGAAAACCTTGAGAAAGTCCTCAAAGCCATTCGTTCATTGATTGCTGAAGATATGGCAAAGGACATACCCATGCTGGCACTGACTCTCGAGCTTCTACAAAGCATTCCAGGTATAGGACTTATCTCTGCTGTTACCATTCTGGCTGAAATTGGCGACTTTTCAGCTTTTTCAAAGCCAGGCAAGCTAGTTGCTTATTTCGGCATTGACCCCTCTGTAATGCAGTCCGGAGAGTTTACCGGCACACAAAACAAGATGTCAAAAAGGGGGTCAAGGCTGCTTCGCAGGGTACTTTTCACAATTGCTCTTGCTAATATCCGCACTAAGCGTGACAAAACAGCTTGCAACCCTGTACTGATGGAATATTACAAAAACAAATGCCAGAACAAGCCTAAAAAAGTGGCCTTAGGAGCTGTTATGCGTAAGCTTGTTAATTATATTTTTGCTGTTCTTAGGGATAGAAAGCCTTATCAGCTACGTAGCCCTCAGGAACATGCGAAGAATCTTGCAGCAAAGCATACAGCAGCTTAA
- a CDS encoding beta-mannosidase: MQKYLLNGIWKMSDAGGKVREGTIPGSVYSFLLNSGEMEDPYYRDNELKALKLMDDDYTFYRSFYAPREILQCPQVLLHCDGLDTICEIFLNGSFIGNAFNMHRIWEFDITSFLKEGENEIRIVFRSPVKYIKEMQAKDYIGGTLDAMDGFPHIRKAHCMFGWDWGPRLPDAGIWRDIYLVGVDSSRIEDVHIRQHHEDGHVAFTVDVKQSRAAEVRIAVIGPDGSVTMLQNGVKTEIENPKLWWPHGYGGQPLYTVKVELLENGIVVDEETKRIGLRTLTISRKKDQWGESFAHCVNGIEIFAMGADYIPEDNILSRITPERTRRLLEQCIAANFNCIRVWGGGYYPDDFFFDICDELGLIVWQDFMFACANYHLTLDFEKNIRAEFIDNVRRIRHHASLGLWCGNNEMEMFQAIGVYNGTHKTRADYIRMFEHIIPEVLREYDPDTFYWPASPSSGGSFDNPNDPDRGDVHYWDVWHGNKPFDEYRKYYFRYVSEFGFQSFPSLKTVESFTLPEDRNIFSRVMEMHQRNAGANGKIMNYLSQTFLYPNDFDTLLYASQLLQAEAIRYGVEHWRRNRGRCMGAIYWQLNDIWPVASWSSIDYYGRWKALHYYAKRFFAPVMISCCEVGETTDRAAVCMQPSPIETSAHLCVVNETMSDVSGTVRWYLRDSRAAILESGEFDITVPALSSRWCEKKDFNCTDFLNNYISFEFISNGVCLSSGTALFTAPKHYRFVDPHLTYEIHDGKITVHADAYAKSVEISSPDCDLLLSDNYFDMNGGSVTVDILEGNPKTLKLRSVYDIR; this comes from the coding sequence ATGCAAAAGTACCTTTTGAACGGCATATGGAAAATGAGCGATGCTGGCGGAAAAGTGAGGGAAGGAACCATACCGGGTTCCGTATATTCCTTTCTCTTGAACAGTGGAGAGATGGAAGATCCCTATTACAGGGATAATGAGTTGAAAGCCCTGAAGCTGATGGATGATGATTACACGTTCTACAGAAGCTTTTATGCTCCACGGGAAATATTGCAATGCCCGCAGGTTCTGCTGCACTGCGATGGCCTCGATACCATATGTGAAATTTTCTTAAACGGAAGCTTTATTGGAAACGCATTCAATATGCATCGCATATGGGAATTTGATATAACATCCTTCCTGAAGGAGGGAGAGAATGAAATCCGGATCGTATTTCGTTCACCGGTGAAGTATATCAAAGAGATGCAGGCAAAGGACTACATAGGAGGAACCCTTGATGCCATGGATGGATTCCCTCATATACGCAAAGCCCACTGCATGTTTGGCTGGGACTGGGGCCCAAGATTGCCTGATGCAGGAATATGGAGGGATATTTATCTTGTAGGTGTTGATTCATCAAGGATTGAGGATGTGCATATAAGGCAGCACCATGAGGACGGCCATGTGGCGTTTACTGTGGATGTAAAGCAGTCCCGGGCAGCAGAAGTACGCATTGCTGTCATCGGTCCCGATGGGTCTGTGACCATGCTGCAAAATGGAGTTAAAACGGAGATAGAAAATCCAAAGCTATGGTGGCCGCATGGATACGGAGGGCAGCCTCTTTACACGGTAAAGGTGGAGCTTTTGGAAAACGGAATTGTGGTAGATGAGGAAACTAAGCGGATAGGACTGCGCACTCTGACTATATCCAGAAAGAAGGATCAATGGGGTGAGAGCTTTGCCCACTGTGTAAACGGAATTGAGATTTTTGCCATGGGAGCTGATTATATCCCGGAGGATAATATATTATCTAGGATAACTCCGGAGAGGACCCGCCGGTTGCTGGAGCAGTGCATTGCCGCCAATTTTAACTGCATCCGGGTATGGGGAGGCGGTTATTATCCCGATGACTTCTTCTTTGATATTTGTGACGAGCTTGGATTGATAGTCTGGCAGGATTTCATGTTCGCTTGTGCCAATTATCATCTGACTCTGGATTTCGAGAAAAATATCCGGGCGGAGTTTATCGATAATGTTCGCAGGATACGGCATCATGCGTCTTTAGGCTTATGGTGCGGAAACAATGAGATGGAAATGTTCCAGGCCATAGGCGTGTATAACGGAACGCATAAAACCCGTGCGGATTATATCCGCATGTTTGAGCACATAATTCCGGAAGTGCTGCGGGAGTATGATCCGGATACCTTCTACTGGCCTGCGTCCCCCAGCTCTGGCGGAAGCTTTGACAATCCCAACGATCCTGACCGCGGAGATGTGCATTATTGGGATGTCTGGCATGGGAACAAACCTTTTGACGAATACCGCAAATATTATTTCCGCTATGTTTCGGAGTTTGGTTTTCAGTCCTTCCCGTCCCTTAAGACGGTGGAAAGCTTTACCCTACCCGAGGACAGAAATATTTTCTCCCGGGTGATGGAAATGCATCAGAGGAATGCAGGAGCCAACGGAAAGATTATGAACTATCTGTCCCAGACCTTCCTCTATCCCAATGATTTTGACACACTGCTGTATGCTTCCCAGTTGCTCCAGGCAGAAGCCATTCGCTATGGTGTGGAACACTGGCGCCGCAACCGTGGGCGTTGTATGGGAGCCATCTACTGGCAGCTGAATGATATCTGGCCTGTGGCATCCTGGTCATCCATTGATTATTATGGCAGGTGGAAGGCGCTGCATTATTACGCAAAACGCTTTTTTGCCCCCGTCATGATATCCTGCTGCGAAGTGGGAGAGACCACCGACCGTGCGGCGGTATGCATGCAGCCATCGCCGATTGAGACTTCTGCTCATCTCTGTGTTGTCAATGAAACCATGAGCGATGTATCCGGTACCGTGCGGTGGTACCTGAGGGATTCCCGTGCCGCCATACTGGAATCCGGCGAGTTCGATATTACGGTGCCTGCCCTTTCCAGCCGGTGGTGTGAAAAGAAGGATTTTAACTGTACGGACTTCCTGAACAATTATATAAGCTTTGAATTTATTTCGAATGGAGTTTGCCTTTCCTCAGGAACAGCTCTTTTCACGGCGCCTAAGCATTACCGCTTTGTGGATCCTCACTTGACTTATGAGATTCATGACGGAAAGATAACTGTCCATGCCGATGCCTATGCAAAAAGTGTGGAGATTTCTTCCCCTGACTGTGATTTGTTGCTCAGTGACAACTATTTTGATATGAATGGGGGAAGCGTCACCGTAGATATCCTTGAGGGCAATCCTAAGACGCTGAAGCTCCGTTCCGTATATGATATAAGATAA
- the coaW gene encoding type II pantothenate kinase, translating to MPIIVGIDIGGSTTKIAGFNDRSMFSPMLVKANDPLASVYGAFGKFVSVNGLSLDNIERIMVTGVGSSFLKENLFGIPTGKVDEFVATGMGGLHLSKLQKAIIVSMGTGTAFIRADGKSEKHMGGTGVGGGTLLGLSNRMLNIRHFDDIIETSQGGNLANVDLSIGDITRDVLKGLPPETTASNFGKISDLATKADIAYGIINLVFQTIGMMAVFATRIDQIKDVVLTGNLTNVHQCRKIFSQLSQLYDVNFHIPEHAEYATATGAAVSFIEGRQFVEIQKQ from the coding sequence ATGCCGATAATAGTAGGTATAGATATAGGCGGAAGCACAACAAAAATAGCAGGGTTCAATGACCGAAGCATGTTCAGTCCCATGCTGGTGAAGGCAAACGACCCTCTGGCTTCGGTGTACGGAGCCTTTGGCAAGTTTGTGAGCGTCAATGGCCTATCCCTTGACAATATTGAAAGAATCATGGTAACGGGGGTCGGTTCTTCATTTTTAAAGGAGAACCTGTTTGGAATTCCCACCGGAAAGGTGGATGAGTTTGTCGCTACAGGAATGGGCGGTTTACACCTCAGCAAGCTTCAAAAGGCTATAATAGTTAGCATGGGCACAGGAACCGCCTTTATAAGAGCCGACGGAAAAAGCGAAAAACATATGGGAGGCACGGGTGTCGGAGGAGGAACACTCCTCGGCTTGTCCAACAGGATGCTGAATATCCGGCATTTTGATGATATCATTGAAACTTCCCAAGGCGGCAATCTGGCCAATGTAGATCTCTCAATTGGAGATATCACCCGTGACGTGCTGAAAGGCCTGCCTCCGGAAACCACCGCATCCAATTTCGGGAAGATCAGCGACCTGGCTACAAAAGCGGACATAGCTTATGGCATCATCAATCTCGTATTCCAGACCATAGGCATGATGGCCGTATTCGCCACGAGAATAGACCAGATAAAGGATGTCGTGCTGACGGGAAACCTTACAAACGTTCACCAATGCCGGAAGATTTTCAGCCAACTGTCCCAGCTGTATGATGTAAACTTCCATATTCCTGAGCATGCCGAATATGCGACTGCTACCGGCGCTGCAGTGAGCTTTATTGAGGGAAGGCAGTTTGTTGAAATACAAAAGCAGTAA
- a CDS encoding 1,4-dihydroxy-2-naphthoate polyprenyltransferase: MRVKSFLKLVEIQTKLASVIPFLLGTVYALYRFHKFNALNFILMMISLLCFDMFTTALNNFLDFKKARKKHGYNYERHNAIVRDGLTESSVLSVMVALFSLAVLFGILLFIRTDILVLLIGVVSFLAGISYSYGPIPISRTPFGEVLSGLFMGFIITFLSIYIHIYDSGIVQIALDNRMLSINIDWYEIMAIFLLSVPTMFGIANIMLANNICDIEDDIENRRYTLPVHIGREKALMVYSYLYYAIYIDILLMVFCKLTPVASLLVLLTFVPVRKNIKEFFKLQTKKDTFGLTVNNFVLICASMTVVVGVFAAIGSIAWR, translated from the coding sequence TTGAGAGTAAAAAGTTTTTTGAAACTGGTTGAGATTCAGACAAAACTGGCCAGCGTGATACCGTTTCTATTGGGTACGGTTTATGCTTTATACCGTTTTCATAAGTTCAATGCCTTGAATTTTATTTTGATGATGATTTCACTTTTGTGTTTTGATATGTTTACAACAGCTTTGAACAACTTTTTGGATTTTAAGAAAGCCAGAAAAAAACATGGCTACAACTATGAGAGGCACAATGCCATAGTGAGAGACGGACTTACCGAATCTTCAGTATTGAGCGTCATGGTGGCATTGTTTTCATTAGCTGTGCTGTTTGGGATACTGCTTTTCATAAGGACGGATATACTGGTGCTTTTAATAGGAGTTGTTTCTTTCCTGGCAGGCATAAGCTATTCCTACGGTCCCATACCAATATCCAGGACTCCCTTCGGCGAGGTTTTATCGGGTCTTTTTATGGGCTTTATCATCACATTTTTGTCAATTTACATCCACATATACGATAGTGGTATTGTTCAAATAGCCCTCGACAATCGCATGCTTTCCATCAATATCGACTGGTATGAGATTATGGCAATCTTCCTGCTGTCTGTCCCCACGATGTTCGGAATAGCCAACATAATGCTGGCCAATAATATCTGTGATATTGAGGACGATATAGAGAACAGGCGCTATACACTCCCTGTGCATATAGGCAGGGAAAAGGCATTGATGGTTTATAGCTATCTGTATTATGCCATATATATTGACATATTGCTTATGGTATTCTGCAAGCTGACTCCTGTGGCCTCGCTTCTGGTTTTGCTTACCTTTGTGCCGGTCAGAAAGAACATTAAGGAGTTTTTCAAGCTGCAGACTAAAAAAGATACTTTTGGGCTGACCGTCAATAATTTCGTGCTCATCTGTGCATCAATGACAGTGGTAGTAGGTGTGTTTGCGGCCATTGGGTCTATTGCCTGGAGATAG
- a CDS encoding PH domain-containing protein, whose translation MGFLDGLMGNASEISVGAAEEEFSNLLAEGEHIEKAYQLIRDMFLFTNKRLILVDKQGVTGRKVEYHSIPYNKITHFSIETAGHFDLDAELKIWISGTQMPIQKQFNRNLNIYELQKVLAAHILK comes from the coding sequence ATGGGTTTTTTAGATGGTTTAATGGGCAATGCTTCCGAAATCAGTGTCGGCGCTGCTGAAGAGGAGTTTTCCAATCTGCTGGCGGAGGGGGAGCATATAGAAAAAGCATATCAGCTTATCAGAGATATGTTTTTATTTACCAATAAGAGACTGATTTTGGTGGACAAACAAGGAGTAACCGGTAGAAAGGTGGAATACCATTCCATACCTTACAATAAGATCACCCACTTCAGCATAGAAACAGCAGGACATTTCGATCTGGATGCGGAACTTAAAATATGGATTTCCGGCACTCAAATGCCGATTCAGAAGCAGTTTAACAGAAACCTGAACATCTATGAGCTGCAGAAGGTGCTGGCAGCACACATACTGAAGTAA
- a CDS encoding lactate racemase domain-containing protein, whose amino-acid sequence MKISIKASSRDGITDSEIKSALEQTLKDRGELKRVLLIPPDYTRLNSYAGVITGIYYDMLSEKCRVDIMPALGTHMPMSDDERIEMFGSRIPKECFINHNWRTDVVKIGEVPASFVEDVSDGLMNEPIDVEVNRILLDKSYDLIISIGQVVPHEVVGMANYSKNIFVGCGGRSMINQTHMLGAFYGLERIMGRDFSPVRKVFDYAEENFIRDIPLIYVLTVTSQHNGKTVVDGLFAGRERSLFEEAVRLSQEKNLNFVEEPLKKVVVYLDEKEFKSTWLGNKAVYRTRLAIEDGGELLVLAPGVRKFGEDDGNDLLIRKYGYVGREKILELFGKNRDLRDNQSVAAHLIHGSSDGRFTITYAVDKLTKEEVEGVNYNYAPISSVYKKYDPSKLREGFNVLDDGEKIYYIANPALGLWADRKRFQM is encoded by the coding sequence GTGAAAATATCAATTAAAGCATCATCCCGGGATGGGATAACAGATTCTGAAATAAAAAGCGCCCTGGAGCAAACTCTGAAAGACAGAGGGGAATTGAAAAGGGTTCTGCTCATACCTCCCGACTATACAAGGCTGAATTCCTATGCGGGAGTGATAACCGGCATTTATTATGATATGCTCAGTGAAAAGTGCAGGGTGGATATAATGCCGGCTTTAGGCACTCATATGCCTATGTCGGACGATGAGAGGATTGAAATGTTTGGCAGCCGGATACCGAAAGAGTGCTTTATAAACCATAACTGGCGTACGGATGTGGTGAAGATCGGAGAGGTACCGGCCAGCTTTGTCGAGGATGTATCCGATGGCCTTATGAATGAGCCGATAGATGTGGAGGTAAACAGGATTTTGCTGGACAAATCCTATGACTTGATAATCTCCATAGGGCAGGTGGTGCCCCATGAGGTGGTAGGCATGGCCAACTACAGCAAAAACATATTTGTGGGCTGCGGAGGCAGAAGCATGATAAACCAGACCCACATGCTGGGAGCTTTTTATGGCCTGGAGAGAATAATGGGAAGGGATTTTTCCCCTGTGCGCAAAGTATTCGACTATGCTGAGGAAAACTTCATCAGGGATATACCCTTGATATATGTGCTCACGGTCACCAGCCAGCACAACGGAAAAACGGTGGTCGACGGTCTTTTTGCAGGTAGGGAAAGGTCGTTGTTTGAAGAGGCTGTCAGGTTAAGCCAGGAAAAGAACCTTAATTTCGTTGAGGAGCCGTTAAAGAAAGTCGTGGTTTACCTTGACGAAAAGGAGTTCAAATCCACCTGGTTGGGAAACAAGGCTGTTTACAGGACAAGGCTTGCTATAGAGGACGGAGGAGAGCTTTTGGTTTTAGCCCCCGGGGTCAGGAAGTTCGGAGAAGACGACGGAAATGATTTGCTGATAAGAAAATATGGTTATGTCGGGCGGGAGAAGATACTGGAATTATTTGGAAAGAATCGGGATTTGAGGGATAATCAATCTGTTGCCGCCCACCTGATACATGGGTCTTCCGACGGAAGGTTCACTATAACCTATGCGGTGGATAAGCTTACCAAGGAGGAAGTTGAAGGGGTCAATTACAATTATGCTCCCATCTCTTCCGTTTATAAGAAATATGATCCGTCGAAGCTGAGAGAAGGATTCAATGTGTTGGATGACGGAGAGAAAATCTATTATATAGCCAATCCTGCCCTGGGACTTTGGGCGGACAGAAAGCGGTTCCAAATGTAA
- a CDS encoding glycoside hydrolase family 172 protein gives MSAFNGLGMNLGNLSRLSSAKTRSISPENFTGEKGKGGMATEGTGARCARDLGQGWKISPSVVIKAGETFTLADIDGPGAIQQIWMTPTGNWRFSILRIYWDGQEHPSVECPVGDFFACGWGKYAQLSSLAVCVNPGSAFNCYWEMPFRKKCIITMTNIADEDMVLYYQINYTLTDVPDDCAYFHASFRRVNPLPYKEVYTILDNVQGQGQYVGTYLAWGVNNTGWWGEGEIKFYIDGDKDFPTICGTGTEDYFCGSYNFENQETHQYQTFSTPYSGLHQVIKPDGVYKSQMRFGMYRWHITDPIRFEKDLKVTIQALGWRSGGRYLPLQDDISSVAYWYQTLPSVKLPELPDRDYLEII, from the coding sequence ATGTCAGCATTTAATGGTTTAGGAATGAATCTTGGGAATCTCTCCCGCCTGTCTTCAGCCAAAACTCGCTCCATCAGCCCGGAGAACTTTACCGGGGAAAAAGGCAAAGGTGGTATGGCTACAGAAGGAACAGGCGCCCGCTGTGCCAGGGACTTGGGCCAGGGGTGGAAAATTTCCCCTTCGGTAGTAATAAAGGCCGGTGAGACATTCACGCTGGCTGATATTGACGGCCCGGGAGCAATCCAGCAAATATGGATGACCCCTACCGGCAATTGGAGGTTCAGTATCTTAAGGATATACTGGGACGGACAGGAGCATCCTTCGGTAGAGTGTCCCGTAGGTGACTTTTTTGCCTGCGGTTGGGGAAAATACGCACAGCTTTCCTCCCTTGCCGTATGCGTCAATCCGGGAAGCGCTTTCAACTGTTATTGGGAAATGCCTTTCAGAAAGAAATGCATTATCACAATGACAAATATTGCGGATGAAGACATGGTCCTTTACTACCAGATAAATTACACTCTGACCGATGTCCCCGATGACTGCGCATATTTTCACGCTAGTTTCAGAAGAGTCAATCCTCTGCCCTATAAGGAAGTATATACCATCCTGGATAACGTCCAGGGCCAGGGTCAATATGTCGGAACCTATCTGGCCTGGGGCGTAAACAACACCGGATGGTGGGGAGAAGGCGAAATAAAATTCTATATAGATGGGGACAAAGACTTTCCCACCATTTGCGGCACTGGTACGGAAGACTATTTCTGCGGGTCATATAATTTTGAGAACCAGGAAACCCATCAATATCAAACTTTCAGCACTCCGTATTCCGGCTTGCATCAGGTGATAAAACCGGATGGTGTTTACAAGTCCCAGATGCGGTTTGGCATGTACAGGTGGCATATCACCGATCCGATAAGATTTGAAAAGGATTTGAAGGTCACCATACAAGCTCTCGGATGGCGCAGCGGCGGAAGATACCTGCCCCTCCAGGATGATATTTCCTCTGTCGCTTATTGGTATCAGACTCTGCCTTCGGTAAAGCTGCCCGAGCTTCCGGACAGGGACTACTTGGAAATTATATAA
- a CDS encoding AraC family transcriptional regulator: MGKEVLANMDINYLSPYIRVAMDSRIEPPWHLQERVIFDYELLYVKEGRILVTVEDREYFGNPGDIFLFKPKQRHSIRVLGENCFRQPHIHFDLFYQQDSPEVKVSFKPLESMTDHEMRWFREDVTKNPAMQLPNKICLRNTRYFEDMLFDIINEFTMKMPFYEINIKGLFTKLWTYLMRENYMENNPAVLGNIDELIRIKDYLASNIDREITLDMLTKEFKISKFHLVRLFKKAFGITPMHYNRLARINKAKEMIQFTSKSFTEISEMLGFNSVNAFSRNFRNVEGVPPSFYRRKG; encoded by the coding sequence TTGGGTAAAGAGGTGCTTGCAAATATGGATATAAATTATCTGTCGCCTTATATTCGGGTAGCGATGGACAGCAGGATAGAGCCTCCATGGCATCTGCAGGAAAGAGTCATTTTTGACTATGAATTGCTTTATGTCAAAGAGGGCAGGATACTGGTTACAGTCGAGGATCGCGAGTATTTCGGGAATCCGGGGGATATATTCCTTTTCAAGCCAAAGCAAAGGCATTCCATACGTGTACTTGGCGAAAATTGCTTTAGACAGCCCCATATCCATTTTGACCTCTTTTATCAGCAGGATAGCCCGGAAGTGAAGGTTTCCTTTAAGCCTCTGGAAAGCATGACAGATCATGAAATGAGATGGTTTCGTGAGGATGTTACCAAAAATCCCGCCATGCAGCTGCCAAATAAAATCTGCTTGCGCAATACAAGATATTTCGAGGATATGCTTTTTGATATCATCAATGAATTTACGATGAAAATGCCCTTCTATGAAATTAACATTAAAGGGCTTTTTACAAAACTATGGACATATCTGATGCGGGAAAACTACATGGAAAACAACCCGGCGGTTCTGGGAAATATCGATGAGCTCATACGCATCAAGGATTACTTGGCCAGCAATATTGACAGGGAAATCACCCTGGATATGCTGACGAAGGAGTTCAAAATCAGTAAGTTTCATCTGGTCAGACTGTTTAAAAAGGCTTTCGGAATTACACCAATGCATTATAACCGGCTGGCCAGGATCAATAAGGCAAAGGAAATGATACAGTTCACCAGCAAAAGCTTTACGGAAATCTCGGAAATGCTGGGGTTTAACAGTGTTAACGCTTTCAGCCGGAATTTCAGGAATGTGGAAGGGGTTCCTCCGTCCTTTTACAGGAGAAAAGGCTGA
- a CDS encoding methylglyoxal synthase, giving the protein MNTLKMGKQKHIALIAHDNRKQDLIKWVEKNSSILSRHFLCGTGTTAKLISEQTGLPVTAYKSGPLGGDQQIGARISDGKIDFMIFFWDPLTSQPHDPDVKALLRIAVLYDIPVAMNQSTADFLLSSRLMEEEYDRNVLDYYSRIRKDNF; this is encoded by the coding sequence ATGAATACCTTGAAAATGGGAAAACAGAAGCATATCGCGCTGATAGCGCATGACAACAGGAAACAGGACCTTATTAAATGGGTGGAGAAAAACAGCAGTATTTTGAGCAGGCATTTTCTTTGCGGAACAGGTACTACCGCAAAGCTGATTTCTGAGCAAACCGGACTACCTGTAACAGCCTATAAAAGCGGACCTTTGGGCGGTGATCAGCAAATAGGCGCGAGGATAAGCGATGGGAAAATCGACTTTATGATATTTTTCTGGGACCCTCTGACCTCACAGCCTCATGACCCGGATGTAAAAGCACTTTTAAGAATTGCCGTATTATATGATATACCAGTCGCTATGAACCAGTCCACGGCTGACTTTTTGCTTTCTTCCAGACTCATGGAGGAGGAGTATGACAGAAATGTGCTGGACTATTACAGCAGGATAAGAAAGGATAATTTTTAG